In the genome of Pseudomonas sp. LBUM920, one region contains:
- a CDS encoding LTA synthase family protein yields MGFLKTAPMRFLLLVTGTWLVIFLLTRSVLLFTHLDEVGGNLLPVFGVGLLYDLGFLTYAALPLGLYLLLCPPALWRRRGHRWFLQAVLTVSLFAMLFTSVAEWLFWDEFGVRFNFIAVDYLVYSNEVLNNLLESYPIGKLLSLLAMLAIVLSLALRKPFNAAMRAPLPPMRGRLLNALGLLIVAGLSLQLISQDSPRAQGGNAYNNELASNGPYQFLAAFRNNELDYTQFYKSLPDDVVARQLRAELSEPNARFVGTDPLDIRRAITNPGTLRKPNIVLVTIESFSAKYMGSNGDGRNLTPNLDALRKQSLYFSNFYATGTRTDRGLEAITLAIPPTPGRSIVKRIGRESGFASLGQHLGAIGYDSVFVYGGRGYFDNMNAFFSGNGYRVVDQSSVAESEISFKNAWGMADEDLYRQTLKLADADYAKQQPFLLQLMTTSNHRPYTYPEGRIDIKSGNGRDGAVKYTDHAIGEFLNAARQKPWFDNTIFVFVADHTAGSAGKEDLPVANYQIPLFIYAPKLIEARETAQLASQIDLAPTLLGLINLSYESTFFGRNLLQDNPLPPRVVIGNYQHLGLFDGNDLAILSPRQALRRHDQALGESQELRVGSDDPLIQRAITYYQGASYGFKQQLLSWKAPKEVIPQVSTR; encoded by the coding sequence TGGACGAAGTCGGTGGCAACCTGCTGCCGGTGTTTGGCGTCGGCTTGCTCTACGACCTGGGCTTTCTCACCTACGCCGCCCTGCCGCTGGGGCTGTATTTGCTGCTGTGCCCGCCCGCGCTGTGGCGTCGCCGCGGCCATCGCTGGTTCCTGCAGGCCGTGCTGACGGTCAGCCTGTTCGCGATGCTGTTCACCTCGGTTGCGGAGTGGCTGTTCTGGGATGAGTTTGGCGTGCGTTTCAATTTTATCGCCGTCGATTACCTGGTGTACTCCAATGAAGTATTGAACAACCTGTTGGAGTCGTACCCGATCGGCAAGCTGCTCAGCTTGCTGGCGATGTTGGCGATTGTGTTGAGCCTGGCCCTGCGCAAGCCCTTCAACGCGGCGATGCGCGCGCCTCTGCCGCCCATGCGTGGCCGGCTGCTGAATGCGCTGGGCTTATTGATCGTCGCCGGGCTCAGCCTGCAATTGATCAGCCAGGACAGCCCACGCGCCCAAGGCGGTAACGCTTACAACAATGAATTGGCCAGTAATGGCCCGTATCAGTTTCTCGCCGCGTTCCGAAACAACGAGCTCGATTACACGCAGTTCTACAAAAGCCTGCCTGACGACGTCGTTGCCAGGCAATTGCGCGCCGAGCTCAGTGAGCCCAATGCGCGTTTTGTCGGCACTGACCCGCTGGACATACGCCGGGCAATCACCAACCCCGGCACGTTGCGCAAACCCAATATTGTGCTGGTGACCATCGAAAGCTTCAGTGCCAAGTACATGGGCAGCAACGGCGATGGGCGCAACCTCACGCCCAATCTGGATGCCTTGCGCAAACAAAGCCTGTACTTCAGTAACTTTTATGCCACCGGCACCCGTACAGACCGTGGCCTCGAAGCGATCACGCTGGCGATTCCCCCCACGCCAGGCCGATCGATTGTCAAACGTATCGGCCGTGAAAGCGGTTTCGCCAGCCTCGGCCAGCACCTCGGTGCCATCGGCTACGACAGCGTATTCGTCTACGGCGGGCGCGGTTATTTCGACAATATGAACGCGTTTTTCAGCGGCAACGGTTACCGGGTGGTCGACCAGAGCAGCGTGGCTGAATCAGAAATCTCGTTCAAAAACGCGTGGGGCATGGCCGACGAAGACCTCTACCGGCAAACCCTGAAGCTGGCCGACGCCGATTACGCCAAACAGCAACCCTTCTTGCTGCAACTGATGACCACCTCCAATCATCGCCCCTACACCTATCCGGAAGGGCGCATTGATATCAAGTCCGGCAATGGCCGTGACGGCGCGGTGAAATACACCGACCACGCCATCGGCGAGTTCCTCAATGCGGCACGCCAGAAACCCTGGTTCGATAACACGATCTTCGTGTTTGTCGCCGACCACACCGCCGGCAGCGCAGGCAAAGAGGACTTGCCTGTCGCCAACTACCAGATCCCGCTGTTCATCTATGCACCCAAGCTGATTGAAGCGCGTGAAACAGCGCAACTGGCCAGCCAGATCGACCTGGCGCCCACCTTGCTGGGCCTGATCAACCTGAGCTACGAGTCGACCTTCTTCGGCCGCAACCTGTTGCAGGACAATCCGCTGCCCCCACGCGTCGTCATCGGCAATTACCAACACCTTGGGCTGTTTGACGGCAATGACCTGGCGATCCTCAGCCCGCGCCAGGCCCTGCGTCGCCATGACCAGGCGCTGGGTGAGAGCCAGGAGTTGCGTGTGGGCAGTGACGACCCGTTGATCCAGCGCGCAATCACCTACTACCAGGGCGCGAGCTACGGCTTCAAGCAACAATTGCTGAGCTGGAAGGCACCCAAGGAAGTAATCCCACAGGTGAGCACGCGCTGA
- the groL gene encoding chaperonin GroEL (60 kDa chaperone family; promotes refolding of misfolded polypeptides especially under stressful conditions; forms two stacked rings of heptamers to form a barrel-shaped 14mer; ends can be capped by GroES; misfolded proteins enter the barrel where they are refolded when GroES binds) has protein sequence MAAKEVKFGDSARKKMLTGVNVLADAVKATLGPKGRNVIIEKSFGAPTITKDGVSVAKEIELEDRFENMGAQLVKDVASRANDDAGDGTTTATVLAQAIVNEGYKAVAAGMNPMDLKRGIDKATIAVVAELKNLSKPCADTKAIAQVGTISANSDSSIGDIIAEAMEKVGKEGVITVEEGTGLENELSVVEGMQFDRGYLSPYFVNKPETMVAELDSPLILLVDKKISNIREMLPVLEAVAKAGRPLLIVSEDVEGEALATLVVNNMRGIVKVAAVKAPGFGDRRKAMLQDIAVLTGGTVISEEIGLSLESATLENLGSAKRVTISKENTIIVDGAGVDQDIQARITQIRAQVAETSSDYDREKLQERLAKLSGGVAVIKVGAGSEVEMKEKKARVEDALHATRAAVEEGVVPGGGVALIRALEALVDLKGDNADQNVGIAVLRRAVEAPLRQIAANSGDEPSVVVNEVKNGKGNYGYNAATGVYGDMIEMGILDPTKVTRSALQAAASIGGLILTTEAAIADAPKKEGSAGGGMPDMGGMGGMGGMM, from the coding sequence ATGGCTGCTAAAGAAGTTAAATTCGGCGATTCCGCCCGTAAAAAAATGCTCACCGGTGTCAACGTCCTGGCTGACGCAGTAAAAGCGACCCTGGGCCCTAAAGGCCGTAACGTGATCATCGAGAAGAGCTTCGGCGCTCCGACCATCACCAAGGACGGCGTTTCGGTAGCAAAAGAAATCGAACTCGAAGACCGTTTCGAGAACATGGGCGCGCAGCTGGTCAAAGACGTTGCCTCCCGTGCCAACGATGACGCAGGCGACGGCACCACCACTGCTACCGTTCTGGCTCAAGCTATCGTCAACGAAGGCTACAAAGCCGTTGCTGCCGGCATGAACCCGATGGACCTCAAGCGCGGCATCGACAAGGCGACCATCGCTGTTGTTGCTGAGCTGAAAAACCTGTCCAAGCCATGCGCTGACACCAAGGCTATCGCTCAGGTCGGTACCATCTCCGCCAACTCCGACAGCTCCATCGGCGACATCATTGCCGAAGCCATGGAAAAAGTCGGTAAAGAAGGCGTGATCACCGTTGAAGAAGGCACTGGCCTGGAAAACGAACTGTCGGTTGTAGAAGGCATGCAGTTCGACCGTGGCTACCTGTCCCCGTACTTCGTCAACAAGCCAGAAACCATGGTTGCCGAGCTGGACAGCCCGTTGATCCTGCTGGTCGACAAAAAAATCTCCAACATCCGCGAAATGCTGCCAGTGCTGGAAGCCGTTGCCAAAGCCGGCCGCCCACTGCTGATCGTTTCCGAAGACGTTGAAGGCGAAGCCCTGGCGACGCTGGTTGTGAACAACATGCGTGGCATCGTTAAAGTCGCAGCCGTCAAGGCTCCAGGCTTCGGCGACCGTCGCAAGGCCATGCTGCAGGACATCGCTGTGCTGACTGGCGGTACCGTTATCTCCGAAGAGATCGGCCTGAGCCTGGAAAGCGCCACCCTGGAAAACCTGGGCAGCGCCAAGCGTGTGACCATCTCCAAGGAAAACACCATCATCGTTGACGGTGCTGGCGTAGACCAGGACATCCAGGCTCGCATCACTCAGATCCGTGCCCAGGTTGCCGAAACTTCCTCGGACTACGACCGTGAAAAACTGCAAGAGCGTCTGGCCAAGCTGTCCGGCGGCGTTGCAGTGATCAAGGTTGGCGCTGGTTCCGAAGTTGAAATGAAAGAGAAGAAAGCCCGCGTTGAAGACGCCCTGCACGCAACCCGTGCAGCCGTTGAAGAAGGCGTGGTACCTGGCGGTGGCGTTGCGCTGATCCGTGCTCTGGAAGCGCTGGTTGACCTCAAAGGCGACAACGCAGACCAGAACGTGGGTATCGCTGTACTGCGTCGTGCCGTTGAAGCTCCACTGCGTCAGATCGCTGCCAACTCCGGCGACGAGCCGAGCGTTGTGGTCAACGAAGTCAAGAACGGCAAAGGTAATTACGGTTACAACGCTGCAACTGGCGTCTACGGCGACATGATCGAAATGGGCATCCTGGACCCTACCAAGGTGACCCGTTCGGCATTGCAGGCAGCGGCCTCCATCGGCGGTCTGATCCTGACCACCGAAGCTGCAATCGCTGATGCACCGAAGAAAGAAGGCTCGGCTGGCGGCGGTATGCCAGACATGGGCGGCATGGGTGGCATGGGCGGCATGATGTAA
- the groES gene encoding co-chaperone GroES → MSKLRPLHDRVVIRRSEEEKKTAGGIVLPGSAAEKANHGVIVAAGPGKTLENGEVRALAVKVGDKVVFGPYSGSNTVKVDGEDLLVMAENEILAVLEG, encoded by the coding sequence ATGAGCAAGCTTCGTCCTCTGCACGACCGCGTCGTTATCCGTCGCAGCGAAGAAGAAAAGAAAACCGCTGGCGGTATCGTTCTGCCAGGTTCGGCTGCTGAAAAAGCCAACCACGGTGTGATCGTCGCTGCAGGCCCAGGCAAGACTCTGGAAAACGGTGAAGTGCGTGCGCTGGCCGTTAAAGTCGGTGACAAGGTTGTTTTCGGCCCTTACTCCGGCAGCAACACTGTGAAAGTTGACGGCGAAGACCTGCTGGTAATGGCTGAGAACGAAATTCTCGCTGTACTGGAAGGCTGA
- a CDS encoding FxsA family protein: protein MRPFLLLFLLFPVLELFVFVQVSSAIGFFPALLLIILGSMLGVLVLRVAGLATALRARESLNRGELPAQTMLEGLMMALAGGLLILPGFISDVVGLVMLLPVTRKLLAGKMRQRAEEAAIRQRAFADDLQPRGGPAPRQPLGREGDVIEGEFEHRDSK, encoded by the coding sequence ATGCGCCCTTTTTTATTGCTCTTTCTGCTGTTCCCGGTGCTGGAGCTGTTCGTATTCGTTCAAGTCAGCAGTGCGATCGGGTTTTTCCCGGCCCTGTTATTGATCATTCTCGGCTCGATGCTCGGCGTTCTGGTGCTGCGCGTCGCCGGCTTGGCCACAGCGTTGCGTGCGCGTGAAAGCCTGAACCGCGGCGAGCTGCCCGCGCAAACCATGCTGGAAGGCCTGATGATGGCCCTGGCCGGTGGCCTGTTGATCCTGCCGGGTTTCATCAGCGATGTGGTCGGCCTGGTCATGTTGCTGCCGGTCACTCGCAAGCTGCTGGCTGGCAAGATGCGTCAGCGCGCCGAAGAAGCGGCGATTCGCCAGCGTGCGTTCGCCGATGACCTGCAACCCCGTGGTGGCCCGGCTCCGCGCCAGCCGTTGGGACGCGAGGGCGATGTGATCGAAGGCGAATTCGAACACCGCGACAGCAAATAA
- a CDS encoding HugZ family protein, with amino-acid sequence MSAHVAKNARELLLKEYRGALSTLSKAMPGFPFGSVVPYCLDEQGRPLILISRIAQHTHNLQKDPKCSLLVGEREADDVQAVGRLTYLAEAEKLEDATAIEAAAERYYRYFPDSANYHKAHDFDFWVLKPVRHRYIGGFGAIHWVDHLTLANPFAGKAERSMVEHMNADHTKAIAHYVALTGLPTFEPAQLAGVDSEGMHLRIGQSLHWLPFATPCNTPTQVREALVSLAHAEVWPKKEPANA; translated from the coding sequence TTGAGCGCGCACGTTGCCAAGAACGCCCGAGAGCTGTTGCTCAAGGAATACCGTGGGGCTCTCTCCACATTGTCCAAAGCCATGCCCGGGTTTCCCTTCGGCTCGGTCGTGCCGTATTGCCTCGACGAGCAGGGCCGCCCGCTGATCCTGATCAGCCGTATCGCCCAGCACACCCATAACCTGCAAAAAGACCCCAAGTGTTCGCTGCTGGTGGGTGAGCGCGAGGCCGATGACGTGCAGGCAGTGGGGCGTCTGACCTACCTGGCTGAAGCCGAGAAACTCGAAGATGCCACTGCCATTGAAGCGGCTGCCGAGCGTTATTACCGTTACTTCCCCGATTCGGCCAACTACCACAAGGCCCACGATTTCGACTTCTGGGTACTCAAGCCGGTGCGTCACCGCTATATAGGCGGGTTTGGCGCGATTCACTGGGTCGACCACCTGACACTGGCCAACCCATTTGCAGGCAAGGCCGAGCGCAGCATGGTCGAGCACATGAACGCCGACCACACCAAGGCCATCGCCCATTACGTCGCGCTGACCGGCTTGCCGACCTTTGAACCTGCGCAATTGGCCGGCGTCGACAGCGAAGGCATGCACCTGCGCATTGGCCAGTCGCTGCATTGGTTGCCGTTCGCGACGCCTTGCAACACTCCGACACAAGTACGCGAAGCCCTGGTTTCATTGGCCCACGCTGAGGTTTGGCCGAAAAAAGAGCCTGCCAACGCTTGA
- a CDS encoding DUF481 domain-containing protein produces MLSRTLLCLAVISASTPLLADTVWLKNGDRLTGKIKVFDGGKLLIQTSYAGAIPVDWKQVKTLESDQELLVKQDAYSGEKAKSLKAADDGKVVLANGEAPKTVELASIQQILKPKPVIEDLVWKGNVDLALDYKRADKDTNDYDVDFKTTARHGQWRHTAQGEYNREFQDDVTTTDNWALEYDLDRFITEHWFWQGRLTYKRDKVEDLSRQRTVGTGPGYQFWDDELGAFSLGSLVNRTDYEYADGGKSNFYSLAMKWNYNRYLVGKTVEFFTNGEVGKPLAGPSDYSLDAEMGLRYKVTEWASLNLKAERDIISGESQSSLSKTRYTAGFGVAW; encoded by the coding sequence ATGTTGTCCAGAACCTTGCTGTGCCTCGCTGTTATCAGCGCCTCCACGCCCCTGCTCGCCGACACCGTGTGGTTAAAGAACGGTGACCGCCTGACCGGCAAGATCAAAGTCTTCGACGGTGGCAAGTTGCTGATTCAGACCAGCTACGCAGGGGCCATCCCGGTGGATTGGAAGCAGGTGAAAACCCTGGAAAGTGACCAGGAGTTGCTGGTCAAGCAGGACGCGTACAGCGGTGAGAAGGCCAAATCCCTGAAAGCTGCGGATGACGGCAAGGTGGTGCTGGCCAATGGCGAGGCGCCCAAAACCGTGGAACTGGCCAGCATCCAGCAAATCCTCAAGCCCAAGCCGGTCATCGAAGATCTGGTGTGGAAGGGCAACGTCGACCTGGCGCTGGACTACAAGCGCGCCGACAAAGACACCAATGATTACGATGTGGACTTCAAGACCACGGCCCGTCACGGCCAGTGGCGCCATACCGCACAGGGCGAATACAACCGCGAGTTCCAGGATGACGTCACCACCACCGACAACTGGGCGCTGGAATATGACCTGGACCGTTTCATCACCGAGCATTGGTTCTGGCAAGGGCGCCTGACCTACAAGCGCGACAAGGTGGAAGACTTGTCCCGCCAGCGCACGGTCGGTACCGGCCCTGGCTACCAGTTCTGGGACGATGAGCTGGGCGCGTTCTCCCTCGGTTCGCTGGTGAACCGCACCGATTACGAATATGCCGACGGCGGCAAATCCAATTTCTACTCGCTGGCCATGAAGTGGAACTACAACCGCTATCTGGTGGGCAAGACTGTGGAATTCTTCACCAACGGCGAAGTGGGCAAGCCGCTCGCCGGGCCGTCCGATTACTCCCTCGATGCGGAAATGGGCCTGCGTTACAAGGTCACCGAATGGGCGTCCCTCAACCTCAAGGCTGAACGCGACATAATCAGTGGCGAATCGCAAAGCAGCTTGAGCAAGACCCGTTACACCGCAGGGTTCGGCGTGGCCTGGTAA
- a CDS encoding MGMT family protein encodes MPTVIEPADPPQSPAEMRRTALYLTLAQVPEGCVVSYGELAQLAGLGRAARWVGRTLSQLPEDSRLPWHRVLGAGGRISLPVGSASGDEQRARLRSEGVSILNNRVDIQRHGWRPVEHSG; translated from the coding sequence ATGCCCACAGTGATTGAACCCGCCGATCCCCCCCAAAGCCCGGCAGAAATGCGCCGTACGGCGTTGTACCTGACGTTGGCGCAGGTGCCCGAAGGCTGCGTGGTGAGTTACGGCGAATTGGCGCAGCTGGCCGGGCTTGGCCGGGCGGCCCGCTGGGTCGGCCGCACGCTGAGCCAATTGCCCGAGGACAGCCGGCTGCCCTGGCACCGGGTGCTGGGCGCCGGTGGTCGGATAAGTCTGCCAGTGGGCAGTGCCTCAGGTGACGAGCAACGTGCGCGTTTACGCAGCGAAGGTGTCAGTATCCTGAACAATCGCGTTGATATTCAGCGTCATGGCTGGCGCCCGGTAGAGCACAGCGGTTAG
- a CDS encoding AmpG family muropeptide MFS transporter, with translation MPRKTWRAALAAYASPSTLVLLLLGFAAGLPYMLVFSTLSVWLREAGVARETIGYASLIGLAYAFKWVWSPLLDQWRLPLLGKLGRRRSWLVLAQTLVILGLIGMGFCDPQKHLSWLIAIAVIVAFASATQDIAVDAYRLEIADDSRQAALAASYMSGYRIAALLATAGALFFAEGFGSTGFNYKHSAWTGTYVLFGLLMIPALLTTLFMREPNVPLRTQLQAGRYSFVHQLVSVFVLIVLLVSVPAMFTQLYNTDFASVLFHGVSLWELLMEDRAFLRAILYIILTTLCLSAMGRRGLAPVLTPVNDFILRYRWQALLLLGLIATYRMSDTVMGVMANVFYIDQGFTKDQIAGVSKIFGLIMTLLGAGMGGLLIVRFGILPILFIGGVASAGTNLLFVMLADMGPDLQMLIFTISLDNFSSGLATSAFVAYLSSLTNLKFSATQYALLSSIMLLLPRLIGGYSGVMVEKFGYHNFFLITCLLGVPTLFLIALHWFQENRRIRLSPPTED, from the coding sequence ATGCCCCGTAAAACCTGGCGCGCCGCGCTCGCCGCCTATGCCAGCCCCTCGACGTTAGTGCTGTTGTTGCTCGGTTTCGCCGCCGGCTTGCCTTACATGTTGGTGTTCTCGACGCTTTCAGTGTGGTTGCGCGAGGCCGGTGTGGCCCGCGAGACCATCGGTTATGCGAGCCTGATCGGCTTGGCCTATGCCTTCAAATGGGTCTGGTCACCGCTGCTCGACCAATGGCGTTTGCCGCTGCTCGGTAAACTCGGACGACGTCGCTCCTGGCTGGTGCTGGCCCAGACGCTGGTGATCCTCGGGTTGATCGGCATGGGCTTTTGCGACCCGCAAAAGCACTTGTCGTGGCTGATTGCTATTGCTGTGATCGTCGCCTTCGCCTCGGCCACCCAAGACATCGCGGTAGACGCCTATCGCCTGGAAATCGCCGACGACAGCCGCCAGGCCGCCCTCGCCGCCAGCTACATGTCCGGTTATCGCATCGCCGCCCTGCTGGCCACCGCCGGCGCACTGTTCTTTGCCGAAGGCTTCGGCTCGACCGGTTTCAACTATAAGCACTCGGCGTGGACCGGCACTTACGTGCTGTTCGGCCTGCTGATGATTCCGGCGCTGCTGACCACACTGTTCATGCGCGAACCCAATGTGCCACTGCGCACGCAGTTGCAGGCCGGCCGCTACAGCTTCGTGCATCAGCTGGTCTCGGTGTTTGTACTGATCGTGTTGCTGGTGTCCGTCCCGGCGATGTTCACCCAGCTCTACAACACCGATTTCGCCAGCGTCCTGTTCCACGGCGTCAGCCTGTGGGAACTGTTGATGGAGGACCGCGCCTTCCTGCGCGCCATCCTCTATATCATCCTGACCACGCTGTGCCTGTCGGCCATGGGCCGACGCGGCCTGGCGCCGGTACTGACGCCGGTCAACGACTTTATCCTGCGCTACCGCTGGCAGGCCTTGCTGCTGCTCGGGCTGATCGCCACCTATCGCATGTCGGACACGGTGATGGGCGTGATGGCCAACGTGTTCTACATCGACCAGGGCTTCACCAAGGACCAGATTGCCGGAGTGAGCAAGATTTTCGGCCTGATCATGACGCTGCTTGGCGCCGGCATGGGCGGCTTGCTGATCGTGCGCTTCGGGATCCTGCCGATCCTGTTTATCGGCGGCGTGGCCTCGGCCGGCACCAACCTGTTGTTCGTGATGCTGGCGGACATGGGCCCCGACCTGCAGATGCTCATCTTCACCATTTCGCTGGACAACTTCAGCTCCGGCCTTGCCACCTCGGCGTTTGTCGCCTACCTGTCGAGCCTGACCAACCTCAAGTTCTCCGCTACCCAATACGCGTTGCTCAGCTCGATCATGCTGTTGCTGCCGCGCCTGATTGGCGGCTATTCAGGGGTGATGGTGGAGAAGTTCGGCTATCACAACTTCTTCCTGATCACCTGTCTGCTGGGCGTACCGACGCTGTTCCTGATTGCCCTGCACTGGTTTCAGGAAAATCGACGGATTCGGTTGAGCCCGCCCACCGAAGACTGA
- a CDS encoding proline--tRNA ligase — protein sequence MRTSQYLLATQKETPSDAVVISHQLMLRAGMIRKLASGLYTWLPMGLKVMRKVEAIVREEMNAAGSLEVLMPSTQPAELWQESGRWEEYGPELLRFKDRHGRDFCAGPTHEEVITDLMRNELSSYKQLPLNLYQIQTKFRDEIRPRFGLMRGREFIMKDAYSFHADQASLQVTYDRMHQAYCNVFTRLGLKFRPVEADNGSIGGAGSHEFHVLAESGEDDIVFSNGSDYAANIEKAEAVPRETSRPAPSEELRLVDTPETKTIAALVEKFNLPIEKTIKTLIVRAEEEGKLIALVIRGDHELNEIKAAQQPGVASPLVMATDAELRDAIGAGAGSLGPLNLPLPIIIDRSVELMSDFGIGANIDDKHYFGVNWERDLPVPTVADLRNVVAGDPSPDGKGTLEIKRGIEVGHIFQLGNKYSKAMKCEVLGENGKPITLDMGCYGIGVSRVVAAAIEQNNDEKGIIWSDALAPFQVALVPLRYETEQVREATDKLYAELTAAGFEVLLDDRDKKTSPGIKFADMELIGIPHRIVVSDRGLADGNLEYKSRTEAEAQPLPVADVLSFLQARIRR from the coding sequence ATGCGTACCAGTCAATATTTGCTCGCCACACAGAAAGAAACGCCTTCCGACGCGGTTGTGATCAGCCATCAGCTGATGCTGCGCGCCGGCATGATCCGCAAACTGGCCTCCGGCCTGTACACCTGGCTGCCCATGGGCTTGAAGGTGATGCGCAAGGTCGAAGCCATCGTTCGCGAAGAAATGAACGCCGCCGGCTCTCTGGAAGTGTTGATGCCGAGCACGCAACCGGCTGAGTTGTGGCAGGAATCCGGGCGCTGGGAAGAGTATGGCCCTGAGTTGCTGCGCTTCAAGGACCGTCATGGCCGCGACTTCTGCGCCGGCCCGACCCATGAAGAAGTGATCACCGACCTGATGCGCAATGAGCTGAGCAGCTACAAGCAGCTGCCGCTGAACCTGTATCAGATCCAGACCAAATTCCGTGACGAAATCCGCCCACGCTTCGGTTTGATGCGCGGCCGCGAATTCATCATGAAGGACGCCTACTCCTTCCACGCTGACCAGGCCTCCTTGCAGGTCACCTACGACCGCATGCACCAGGCTTACTGCAACGTGTTCACGCGCCTGGGCCTGAAATTCCGCCCGGTTGAAGCGGACAACGGCTCCATCGGCGGCGCCGGCTCCCACGAATTCCACGTGCTGGCCGAGTCCGGTGAAGACGATATCGTCTTCAGCAACGGTTCCGACTACGCGGCGAACATCGAGAAAGCCGAAGCCGTGCCACGGGAAACGTCCCGCCCGGCGCCAAGCGAAGAGCTGCGCCTGGTGGACACTCCAGAGACCAAGACCATCGCGGCGCTGGTGGAAAAATTCAATCTGCCGATTGAAAAGACCATCAAGACCCTGATCGTGCGCGCCGAAGAAGAAGGCAAGCTGATCGCCCTGGTCATCCGTGGCGACCACGAACTCAACGAAATCAAGGCTGCCCAGCAACCTGGAGTGGCCAGCCCGCTGGTCATGGCCACAGACGCAGAACTGCGCGACGCAATTGGCGCCGGTGCCGGTTCGCTCGGCCCGCTGAACCTGCCGCTGCCGATCATCATCGACCGTTCGGTCGAGCTGATGAGCGACTTCGGCATTGGCGCGAACATCGACGACAAGCACTACTTCGGCGTGAACTGGGAGCGTGACCTGCCAGTTCCAACCGTGGCCGACCTGCGTAACGTTGTCGCCGGCGACCCAAGCCCGGATGGCAAGGGCACCCTGGAAATCAAACGCGGCATCGAAGTCGGGCACATCTTCCAGCTGGGCAACAAGTACAGCAAGGCGATGAAGTGCGAAGTGCTGGGCGAGAACGGCAAGCCGATCACCCTCGACATGGGCTGCTACGGCATTGGTGTTTCCCGTGTGGTGGCAGCGGCCATCGAACAGAACAACGACGAGAAAGGCATCATCTGGAGTGACGCCCTGGCGCCGTTTCAGGTCGCTCTGGTGCCGCTGCGCTACGAAACCGAGCAAGTACGCGAAGCCACCGACAAACTGTATGCCGAACTGACGGCCGCCGGTTTTGAAGTGTTGCTGGATGACCGCGACAAGAAAACCAGCCCCGGCATCAAGTTTGCTGACATGGAACTGATTGGCATCCCGCACCGAATCGTGGTCAGTGACCGCGGCCTGGCCGATGGCAACCTGGAATACAAGAGCCGGACCGAAGCCGAAGCCCAACCGTTGCCGGTGGCTGACGTGCTGTCTTTCCTTCAGGCGCGTATTCGTCGCTGA